One Oryza glaberrima chromosome 11, OglaRS2, whole genome shotgun sequence genomic region harbors:
- the LOC127755681 gene encoding phospholipase A1 EG1, chloroplastic/mitochondrial-like, translated as AAVAALASAWREVQGAGDWRGMVEPLHPLLRDEVVRYGELVAACYRAFDLDPASKRYLNCKHGKKQMLPAVGMAGAGYTVTRYIYAAPDVALPFGVGGRCSCAGKSRWIGYVAVASNREAARLGRRDILVSFRGTVTGSEWLANFMSALSPARFDPADPRPDVRVESGFLSLYTSDDLSGKFTCGSCRNQLLSEVTRLIDKYKHDDVSITLAGHSMGSSLAILLGYDLAELGLNRGGRGGAIPITVFSFGGPRVGNLEFKRRCDELGVKVLRVANARDPVTRMPGVVLNEAAARVFRVELPWSKACYTHVGVEVALDFFKASHAACVHDLDAYINHLLDGGAAASATTTTLESWRWQMAAIRAGEWLQTLGI; from the coding sequence gcggcggtggcggcgctggcgagCGCGTGGCGGGAGGTGCAGGGCGCCGGCGACTGGAGGGGCATGGTGGAGCCGCTCCACCCGCTGCTCCGGGACGAGGTGGTCCGGTACGGGGAGCTCGTCGCGGCGTGCTACCGGGCGTTCGACCTCGACCCGGCGTCGAAGCGCTACCTCAACTGCAAGCACGGCAAGAAGCAGATGCTGCCGGCGGTCGGCATGGCCGGCGCCGGGTACACGGTCACCAGGTACATCTACGCCGCCCCCGACGTCGCGCTGCCcttcggcgtcggcggccgctgCTCCTGCGCCGGCAAGAGCCGGTGGATCGGctacgtcgccgtcgcgtccaaCCGCGAGGCCgcccgcctcggccgccgcgacATCCTCGTCTCCTTCCGCGGCACGGTGACCGGATCGGAGTGGCTGGCCAACTTCATGAGCGCGCTGTCGCCGGCGCGGTTCGACCCGGCCGACCCGCGCCCCGACGTGCGCGTCGAGTCCGGGTTCCTCTCCCTCTACACCTCCGACGACCTGTCCGGCAAGTTCACCTGCGGGAGCTGCCGGAACCAGCTCCTCTCCGAGGTAACCCGCCTCATCGACAAGTACAAGCACGACGACGTCAGCATCACCCTCGCCGGACACAGCATGGGGAGCTCGCTGGCGATCCTCCTCGGCTACGACCTCGCCGAGCTGGGCCTcaaccgcggcggccgcggcggcgccatcccgATCACCGTCTTCTCCTTCGGCGGCCCGCGCGTCGGCAACCTCGAGTTCAAGAGACGGTGCGATGAGCTCGGCGTCAAGGTGCTCCGCGTCGCGAACGCCCGCGACCCGGTGACGAGGATGCCCGGCGTGGTGCTCAACGAGGCCGCCGCTAGGGTTTTCCGGGTCGAGCTGCCGTGGAGCAAGGCGTGCTACACCCACGTCGGCGTCGAAGTCGCCCTCGATTTCTTCAAGGCCAGCCACGCGGCGTGCGTCCACGACCTCGACGCCTACATAAATCacctcctcgacggcggcgcggcggcgtcggcgacgacgacgaccttggAGTCGTGGAGGTGGCAGATGGCGGCGATTCGTGCAGGCGAGTGGCTGCAGACGCTAGGGATTTGA